In a single window of the Nitrospira sp. MA-1 genome:
- the zapB gene encoding cell division protein ZapB gives MSVDKLETLEVRVKKLLDLVIELRQDKSHLEQELESTRERLAKHEEMSEGWEEERTTIRSRIEKVLGELEFLDRSND, from the coding sequence GTGAGCGTAGATAAATTAGAAACGTTGGAGGTTCGAGTTAAGAAATTACTTGATTTGGTTATTGAGCTACGGCAGGATAAATCCCACCTGGAACAGGAATTGGAATCCACTCGAGAGCGGCTGGCCAAACACGAAGAAATGTCTGAAGGATGGGAAGAGGAGCGGACCACGATCCGGTCTAGAATTGAAAAAGTACTTGGCGAGCTTGAATTTTTGGACCGTTCGAACGATTAA
- a CDS encoding cell division protein ZapA, with product MTRTIEVEIFGHRISLQGEGDEAYFHELAGYVDAQMRNLAQKTRTSTPTKLAILAAINITDQLFRQERHRQFGEAEIERRTQVLLETIEKHLETNPI from the coding sequence ATGACGAGGACCATTGAAGTTGAAATCTTTGGTCATCGAATCTCTCTTCAAGGAGAGGGAGATGAGGCGTACTTTCATGAGTTAGCTGGGTATGTGGATGCGCAAATGCGAAACCTTGCTCAAAAAACCCGAACAAGCACTCCCACTAAGCTAGCTATTTTGGCCGCCATTAACATTACGGATCAGCTCTTTCGGCAAGAGAGGCACCGACAGTTTGGAGAAGCTGAAATTGAACGACGGACTCAAGTTTTATTGGAAACGATAGAAAAGCACCTCGAGACTAACCCGATTTAA
- the rny gene encoding ribonuclease Y translates to MDTVIPILALVIGVLVGFVLSKVYQQQRDLKRRSAAEEQVQQLTQNAQREAENLVKEAKLEAKDLLFQAKAELEAKEKEKRNEIQVADRKIIQREEALERKVSQFEKRDEEMRRKERSLKEKEEVLDNKAVACDQAIKEHRLALEQVAGITAEEAKRHLLGEIESEARMDSALLTKRILDEAKETAEREAREIVTRSIQRITRDYVNEATISVVPLANDSMKGRIIGREGRNIRALEAATGVDLIIDETPEAVIVSGFDPLRREVAKIALERLMQDGRIHPTRIEEVVEKVKGDLDKLMRDDAEKVIFEVGLSDFHPEIVKLLGRLKYRTSYGQNNLYHAREASYICGIMASELGLDVKLAKRGALLHDIGKVVSHEEEGTHAMLGAELAKKYGESELIVNAIAAHHEQVEPLCPESVLVAAAEALSAARPGARRETLEAYVKRLEKLESLATGFTGVDKAYAIQAGREIRVIIRQGELNDSESFALSRDLAKKIEQELTYPGQIKVTVIRENRFIEFAK, encoded by the coding sequence ATGGACACTGTAATTCCCATACTTGCACTGGTGATCGGGGTTTTAGTTGGATTTGTGTTATCGAAGGTGTATCAGCAGCAGAGGGACTTGAAGCGTCGGTCAGCTGCTGAAGAGCAAGTTCAACAGCTCACCCAAAACGCTCAACGAGAGGCTGAAAATCTAGTTAAGGAAGCAAAACTCGAAGCAAAAGATCTATTATTTCAAGCCAAGGCTGAACTCGAAGCGAAAGAAAAGGAAAAGAGGAATGAGATTCAGGTCGCTGATCGAAAAATCATCCAGCGGGAAGAGGCCCTTGAGCGTAAGGTCAGCCAATTTGAAAAACGTGATGAGGAAATGCGACGAAAAGAGCGTTCTCTTAAGGAAAAGGAGGAAGTTCTAGATAATAAAGCCGTGGCGTGCGACCAAGCCATTAAAGAGCACCGGCTTGCCCTAGAGCAGGTGGCAGGAATTACCGCCGAAGAAGCCAAGCGTCATTTATTGGGTGAAATTGAAAGTGAAGCACGTATGGATTCGGCGTTGTTAACAAAAAGAATTTTGGATGAGGCTAAAGAAACCGCTGAACGAGAAGCTAGAGAGATTGTGACCCGGTCGATACAGCGAATCACAAGAGATTACGTAAATGAGGCCACGATTTCAGTGGTTCCCCTCGCGAATGATAGCATGAAGGGAAGGATCATCGGTCGTGAGGGAAGAAATATTCGGGCTTTGGAGGCGGCAACTGGCGTCGATCTTATTATTGACGAAACCCCGGAGGCGGTGATCGTGTCCGGATTCGATCCCCTTCGGAGAGAAGTAGCAAAAATTGCGTTGGAACGTCTCATGCAAGATGGGCGTATTCACCCGACTCGGATTGAGGAAGTCGTAGAAAAAGTCAAAGGTGATTTAGACAAGTTAATGAGAGATGATGCTGAAAAAGTCATCTTTGAGGTCGGCCTTTCAGATTTCCACCCTGAAATTGTCAAATTATTAGGTCGTCTTAAATATCGAACCAGTTACGGTCAAAATAACTTGTATCATGCCAGGGAAGCCTCATATATCTGTGGGATTATGGCTTCAGAGCTGGGTTTAGATGTGAAGTTAGCTAAGCGTGGCGCCCTCTTGCATGATATTGGAAAAGTAGTTAGCCATGAAGAGGAAGGTACACACGCGATGCTCGGTGCGGAATTGGCGAAGAAGTATGGAGAGTCAGAGCTCATTGTGAATGCCATTGCTGCCCATCATGAGCAAGTGGAGCCACTCTGCCCAGAATCGGTCTTGGTCGCTGCTGCGGAAGCCCTCTCGGCCGCCCGTCCTGGTGCCAGACGCGAAACGCTCGAGGCCTATGTCAAGCGATTGGAAAAACTGGAATCCTTAGCCACTGGGTTTACAGGAGTTGATAAGGCCTATGCGATTCAGGCTGGACGAGAAATTCGGGTGATTATCCGTCAGGGGGAATTAAATGACAGTGAAAGTTTTGCCCTATCTCGAGATTTGGCCAAAAAGATTGAACAAGAACTGACGTATCCTGGCCAGATCAAGGTGACAGTTATTCGAGAAAATCGCTTTATTGAATTTGCCAAATAG